A part of Sus scrofa isolate TJ Tabasco breed Duroc chromosome 15, Sscrofa11.1, whole genome shotgun sequence genomic DNA contains:
- the UBXN4 gene encoding UBX domain-containing protein 4 isoform X2: MAASWEDDKVTEASSNNFVAIKIDTKSEACLQFSQIYPVVCVPSSFFIGDSGIPLEVIAGSVSADELVSRIHKVQQMHTLKGETSVANGSQSESSVSTPSNSSEHNNTSENCQSGNVELRKTPPTSPDKKSDSAAGGESSGHATVSQEPSGCSNQRPTEDLTVRVERLTKKLEERREEKRKEEEQREIKKEIERRKTGKEMLDYKRKQEEELTKRMLEERNREKAEDRAARERIKQQIALDRAERAARFAKTKEEVEAAKAAALLAKQAEVEAKRDSSTRERSSVARIQFRLPDGSSFTNQFPSDAPLEEARQFAAQTVGNTYGNFSLATMFPRREFTKEDYKKKLLDLELAPSASVVLLPAGRPTTSMVHSSSGDFWTLLGTVLYPFLAIWRLISNFLFSNPPAQTSVRTASVESSNLASASNSEKREPVRKRVLEKRGEDFKKEGKIYRLRTQDDGEDENNTWNGNSTQQM; encoded by the exons ATGGCTGCAAGTTGGGAAGATGACAAGGTGACAGAAGCATCTTCAAACAATTTTGTTGCTATTAAAATCGATACCAAAAG TGAAGCCTGCCTACAATTTTCACAAATCT ATCCTGTAGTATGTGTTCCATCCAGTTTCTTTATTGGAGACAGTGGAATTCCCTTGGAGGTAATAGCAGGAAGTGTTTCTGCAGATGAACTTGTTAGCAGAATCCACAAAGTCCAGCAG atgcACACATTAAAAGGTGAAACATCAGTGGCAAATGGTAGCCAGTCAGAAAGTTCAGTCTCTACCCCATCCAACTCATCTGAACATAACAACACTTCTGAAAATTGTCAGTCTGGAAATGTAGAGCTTCGCAAGACACCACCCACTTCTCCTGATAAAAAGTCAGATTCTGCAGCAG gaGGAGAAAGTTCAGGCCATGCTACTGTGTCTCAGGAGCCTAGTGGATGTTCAAATCAGAGACCTACAGAGGACCTCACCGTCAGAGTGGAAAG actAACGAAAAAGcttgaagaaagaagagaagagaaaaggaaagaggaagaacag agagaaattaagaaggaaattgaGAGGAGGAAAACTGGTAAAGAAATGTTGGAttataaaagaaagcaagaagaagaattaacaaaaagaatgttagaggaaagaaacagagaaaaggcagaagataGGGCAGCTCGAGAGCGTATAAAACAGCAGATTGCACTg GACCGTGCAGAAAGAGCTGCTCGTTTTGCAAAGACGAAGGAAGAAGTAGAAGCTGCTAAAGCTGCTGCCCTGCTGGCCAAACAGGCAGAAGTGGAAGCTAAGAGAGATTCTTCCACAAGAGAAAGGAG cTCTGTTGCAAGAATTCAATTCCGTCTTCCTGATGGTTCTTCCTTTACAAATCAGTTTCCTTCTGATGCTCCTCTAGAAGAGGCAAGGCAGTTTGCTGCACAG ACTGTTGGCAACACTTATGGTAATTTTTCACTAGCAACCATGTTTCCCAGGAGGGAATTTACCAAAGaagattataaaaagaaattattggatTTGGAACTTGCCCCAAGTGCTTCAGTGGTACTATTGcca gCAGGAAGACCAACTACATCCATGGTACATTCTTCCAGTGGAGACTTTTGGACCTTGTTGGGGACAGTACTTTACCCATTCCTGGCCATCTGGAGATTGATTAGCAACTTCCTATTTAGTAATCCTCCTGCACAGACCTCAGTGAGAACAGCATCAGTGGAATCCTCAAACCTTGCATCTGCTAGCAACTCGGAGAAAAG GGAACCAGTCAGAAAAAGAGTGCTGGAGAAACGGGGGGAAGACTTTAAAAAGGAGGGCAAGATATATAGACTGAGGACTCAAGACGATGGTGAAGACGAAAACAACACTTGGAATGGGAATTCTACGCAACAGATGTAG
- the UBXN4 gene encoding UBX domain-containing protein 4 isoform X1, with amino-acid sequence MLWFQGAIPAAIASAKRSGAVFVVFVAGDDEQSTQMAASWEDDKVTEASSNNFVAIKIDTKSEACLQFSQIYPVVCVPSSFFIGDSGIPLEVIAGSVSADELVSRIHKVQQMHTLKGETSVANGSQSESSVSTPSNSSEHNNTSENCQSGNVELRKTPPTSPDKKSDSAAGGESSGHATVSQEPSGCSNQRPTEDLTVRVERLTKKLEERREEKRKEEEQREIKKEIERRKTGKEMLDYKRKQEEELTKRMLEERNREKAEDRAARERIKQQIALDRAERAARFAKTKEEVEAAKAAALLAKQAEVEAKRDSSTRERSSVARIQFRLPDGSSFTNQFPSDAPLEEARQFAAQTVGNTYGNFSLATMFPRREFTKEDYKKKLLDLELAPSASVVLLPAGRPTTSMVHSSSGDFWTLLGTVLYPFLAIWRLISNFLFSNPPAQTSVRTASVESSNLASASNSEKREPVRKRVLEKRGEDFKKEGKIYRLRTQDDGEDENNTWNGNSTQQM; translated from the exons GTGATGATGAGCAGTCTACACAGATGGCTGCAAGTTGGGAAGATGACAAGGTGACAGAAGCATCTTCAAACAATTTTGTTGCTATTAAAATCGATACCAAAAG TGAAGCCTGCCTACAATTTTCACAAATCT ATCCTGTAGTATGTGTTCCATCCAGTTTCTTTATTGGAGACAGTGGAATTCCCTTGGAGGTAATAGCAGGAAGTGTTTCTGCAGATGAACTTGTTAGCAGAATCCACAAAGTCCAGCAG atgcACACATTAAAAGGTGAAACATCAGTGGCAAATGGTAGCCAGTCAGAAAGTTCAGTCTCTACCCCATCCAACTCATCTGAACATAACAACACTTCTGAAAATTGTCAGTCTGGAAATGTAGAGCTTCGCAAGACACCACCCACTTCTCCTGATAAAAAGTCAGATTCTGCAGCAG gaGGAGAAAGTTCAGGCCATGCTACTGTGTCTCAGGAGCCTAGTGGATGTTCAAATCAGAGACCTACAGAGGACCTCACCGTCAGAGTGGAAAG actAACGAAAAAGcttgaagaaagaagagaagagaaaaggaaagaggaagaacag agagaaattaagaaggaaattgaGAGGAGGAAAACTGGTAAAGAAATGTTGGAttataaaagaaagcaagaagaagaattaacaaaaagaatgttagaggaaagaaacagagaaaaggcagaagataGGGCAGCTCGAGAGCGTATAAAACAGCAGATTGCACTg GACCGTGCAGAAAGAGCTGCTCGTTTTGCAAAGACGAAGGAAGAAGTAGAAGCTGCTAAAGCTGCTGCCCTGCTGGCCAAACAGGCAGAAGTGGAAGCTAAGAGAGATTCTTCCACAAGAGAAAGGAG cTCTGTTGCAAGAATTCAATTCCGTCTTCCTGATGGTTCTTCCTTTACAAATCAGTTTCCTTCTGATGCTCCTCTAGAAGAGGCAAGGCAGTTTGCTGCACAG ACTGTTGGCAACACTTATGGTAATTTTTCACTAGCAACCATGTTTCCCAGGAGGGAATTTACCAAAGaagattataaaaagaaattattggatTTGGAACTTGCCCCAAGTGCTTCAGTGGTACTATTGcca gCAGGAAGACCAACTACATCCATGGTACATTCTTCCAGTGGAGACTTTTGGACCTTGTTGGGGACAGTACTTTACCCATTCCTGGCCATCTGGAGATTGATTAGCAACTTCCTATTTAGTAATCCTCCTGCACAGACCTCAGTGAGAACAGCATCAGTGGAATCCTCAAACCTTGCATCTGCTAGCAACTCGGAGAAAAG GGAACCAGTCAGAAAAAGAGTGCTGGAGAAACGGGGGGAAGACTTTAAAAAGGAGGGCAAGATATATAGACTGAGGACTCAAGACGATGGTGAAGACGAAAACAACACTTGGAATGGGAATTCTACGCAACAGATGTAG